TGAACTCGGACAGGGCGTTGACGCAGGACACGCCCACGCCGTGCAGACCGCCGGACACCTTGTAGGAGTCGTTGTCGAACTTGCCGCCCGCATGCAGCGTGGTCATGGCGAGCTGCACCGCGGGAATGCCTTCCTTGGGGTGGATTTCCACGGGAATGCCGCGGCCGTTGTCGCTGACCGTGCACGAGTTGTCCATGTGCAGGGTGACCTTGATCTTGTCGCAATACCCGGCCATGGCTTCGTCGATCGAGTTGTCGATGACCTCGTAGACCAGATGATGCAGGCCGCGTATGTCGGTGGACCCGATATACATGGCCGGACGCTTGCGGACCGCCTCAAGCCCTTCGAGGACCGTAATCGATTCTGCTGTATATTTGTTTTCGCTCATAATCTAGGCGTTTTCCTCAACGTAGTAGGTTTCCTCCTGAATCATCATGGGCATGAGAATGACCAGATAGTCGCGGTCATCCTCGCCGGAGATGCCGCACGGCGCCTCGGTACCGGTCAGGGTGAACTTCACGGTGGGGGAATTGAAATGGTTCAGGATGTCAATCAGGTTCCTGGTGGGGAAGGCGATACGCTCCAGATCGCCCGAAAAAGTGGCGTCCAGGGATTCCTGAGCCGCGCCGGTCTCCTGTCCCCGGGCGGACACTGTAACGTCCGTGGAGCCAAAGGTAAAGTAGGCGCAGCGGTTGGAATCCGTATTGAACAGCCCGATGCGGCCCAGGGCGTCCACCAGGGAAAGCCGGTCCACTTCCAGCGTGGACACACCCTCGTCATCCAGCTTGCTCATGAAGTTCTGGTAGTTGGGGTACTGGTAGTAGGACAGGGGCAGGCTGAAGGTCTCGCCCTGATTTGCGGTGCGGAAGAACAGCCGCTTGTCGCTGATGGCCAGCTCGATCTCCTCGGCCGTGAGCCACTTCTTGAGCTCGGCCAGGTACTTCTTCTGGATCAGGATGCCGCCTTCCGGGAGCATGGCGTAGATGTCGTCGTTCACGAAGTTGAACATGGCGAACTGATGGCCGTTCAGACCGCAGACCTCGACCACCTTCTGGCCCATCTTCTCGCGGGGAGCCATGTACAGGCACGCGATTGCCTCCATGGAATCCTCGTCCGAAATGCAGAAGCCGATCTTGTCGATGATCTCGTGCAGGAAGTCGCCGGACCAGAACACGGTGCCCTCTTCCGGGAAGCTGGAGAACTTCTGGAACCACTCCACGTCGTTCACCGGGAACTTGTAGCTTCGGGACTGCTGCTTGACCTGCAGGGTGTCCCCTTCAAGGGCAAGGGTCAGCTCGCCCTGATTCCCCTTGAGCTGCTTCACAAGATCATAGAAGGCCCTGCCCGAGACACCGGCAAGTCCCTCATTGGTGATCTCGGCCGGATAGGTTCCCCGGAATTCCAGATTCGAATCCGTGCTCATGATGTTCAGGCCGCCATTCTCGCACTGAAGCCAGATCGTGCGCAGGAAGGCGGCTCCGGTTTTGGCCGGGATGATGTTCGAGGACTTCTGGAGGCCTTCAATGATTTCATCTCTGTTCACTTTCAAAAACATAAAAAGATTCTCCCTTATTGAAATTTATTGACTCGGTTCCTTTGTGCGCAACCGTGATAAAAGTTTGTTTTATTTGAATTTATTTCGAACATGAATTGTCTGGAGTTAGTGACATTCCGCACCGCCAACGTGTTCGGAGTCCAATTGTTCACGACATGCGACACTTTCTCTTCAAAGTTTTCAACACCTGTTTCATTTTCTCATCATCCTGCTGCAATTCCTGTATTTTTTTTACGGAATACAGAACCGTGCTGTGGTCCTTTCCGCCAAAGGTCCTGCCCAGTGACGGGTAGGATGTGTTGAGCAGGGAACGGCACAGGTACATGGCTACCTGCCTTGCCAGCGCTATGTTCTGGTGCCGTTTCGTGCCGATCAGCTCCTTGACGTGCACATTGTAATGTTCGCTGACCACACCGAGGATGCGCTTGGGCGTGAGGTCGTCGTGTGCCTTTTCCTCGGTGTTGCTCAGGATGTGTTCGAAATCCTTCTGGGACAGGTCCTTGTGCACGAGTTCCCGGAAGGCGAACAGCTTGAGCAGGATGCCCTGCAGATAGCGGAAATCCGTGAACCGCTGGGCAAGGGTCAGCATCTGTTCCTTTCCGAGCTGGAGCTTCTTGAGACGGCATTGCTGCTGGATGTAGTTGACCCGTATTTCCAGGTCCGGCTCCTTCAGGGTGACGATCAGGCCCCAGCCAAGGCGGGACTGGAGATTGTCGTCCAGGAAGTCGTAGCCCGTGATCTTGTCGCGACAGGCTATGACCATCTGCTTCTTGTTGTCGTAGAAGTGATTGAAGATGTTGACGAGTTCCTGCTGAAACGCCGGATATTCGCGCACCTTGTGAAAGTCGTCTATGAACAGGTAGTCGTAGTCGAACACATGGTTGCGCGCCCGGAACGGATCGCCCCGGAACCGGATGGAGTACAGGGAATGGAGCTCGTCCATGGAGCCGACCAGCATCTTCGCAAAATCCGCGCTCTTGCTGATCTCATTGGCAACGGCCTTGAGCAGGTGGCTCTTGCCCGATCCCCCTCCCCCGCAGATGATGAACGGGTTGAACAGGGTGCCGGACTGCTTGGCCACTTCCTTTGCCGAGGCAATGGGAAAATAGTTCTTCTTGTTGATCAGGAATGTTTCAAAGGTGAATTCACTGCCGAACGGAAAGTCGATCTTCTTGACCACTTCCCGGGGCGCGACCGCGCGCGAATGGCCGGAAGCGCCGTTGTTCCTGTAGCCGATGAGGTAGCCCGCGCCGAGAAAGTTGTTGAGCTGGGCCTCGAACTTGTCCTGAACCTCGTTTTCGAACCAGGTTGCGAAGAACGTGTGCGGGAAGCCCACGACAAGGCGTTTGCTCTCTTCCGAGTAGTCGATCTGGAGCGGGTCGTACCAACGCTGGAGTTCGGCTTCGGTGCAGGTTTGGAGGAGGTGTTTTCTGAGAGCCTGTTTCACGATGGAAGTCGTTTCCGGATGTTGTTTTCAACAGTTTGATTTTGCTGCACAAAAAAAAGGGGCCAAAACTGTTCGAACCACCCCTGATTTCCACAGTTTTCATAGCCTAAAATCGTCCCGAAGCCAAGCGTTGACCTGCCATTTCACGGATAATTCCGTTTGATTTCGATGCGGTTTTCGGACATGATGCCATTCCTGTTGAAAACATGGTGCATACCGGCGCGGCGACGCGCTCTTCGGAGGTTCTGTACATGGCTCATTTCGAAGTGAACAAGACCATCGCTGAGATCAACGAACGCATCCGCAAAGGCAAGGCCGTGGTGGTCAATGCCGAGGAAATGACCGAGATCGTGAAACGCGAGGGCAAGGTCCGCGCGGCAAGGGAAGTCGATGTGGTCACCACGGGCACGTTCTCGCCCATGTGCTCTTCCGGCCTGCTCTTCAACATCGGTCAGGAGCCCCCGGTGATGAAGGTCTCGAAGATGTGGCTGAACAATGTGCCGTGCTATTCCGGGCTGGCTGCCGTGGATGCCTATCTCGGTGCGACGGAACCTTCCGAGGATGATGCCCTGAACAAGGTCAAGCCCGGCAGGTTCCTCTACGGCGGTGCCCATGTCATGGAAGACCTGCTGCGCGGTCGTGCCGTGCATCTGCGCGCCCTGGCCTACGGCACGGACTGCTATCCGCGCCGCGAGCTGTCCAAGGACGTGACCCTTGCCGATCTGCCCAACGCGGTCATGCTCAATCCGCGCAACTGCTACCAGAACTACAATTGCGCGGTGAACCTGACCAGCCGCACCATCTATACCTACATGGGCCCGCTCAAGCCCAATTGCGGCAATGCGAACTTCGCCACGTCCGGTTCGCTTTCCCCGCTGTTCAACGACCCGTATTTCCGCACCATCGGACTGGGCACCCGCATCTTCCTCGGCGGTGGCACCGGCTATGTGCTCGGCGCGGGCACGCAGCATGTGCGCAAGCCGCCCAGAAACGAACGCGGCATCCCCACCTCCGGGGCAGGAACCCTGATGGTCAAGGGCGATTTCAAGAAGATGGACGCCCGCTACGTGCGCGGTCTGAGCGTGATCGGCTACGGCTGTTCCCTTGCCGTGGGCGTGGGCATTCCCATTCCGATCCTGAACGAGGAAATGGCGTGGTTCACGGGCGTGTCCGACGCGGACATCCAGATGCCCATCAAGGATTACGGCTACGACTATCCCAACGGCCTGCCGCGCATCCTCGGCCATGCCACGTTCGAGGAGCTGCGTTCCGGTTCCATTACCGTGAACGGCAAGGAAACCGCCACGGTTCCGGTCACCAGCTATTCCCTGTCTCTGGAGATTGCGAACAAGCTCAGGAAGTGGATCGAGGACGGCAAGTTCCTGCTCACGGAAGCGCAGGAAGAAATAGAAAGCATTTAAGCTGTTTGAACAGGTTGCGAACAGGGTGTTCCCTTGTCGGGGAGCACCCTGTTTTCCGTTTGGCGGAGGAGAGGCTACTTCCGGCAGAGCAGCATGCCCAGAACGCGTTTCAGGTCCTCGAAATCCACGGGTTTGGCAACATAGGCGTCCATGCCCGCATCAAGAAATTCCTCCCTGTCTCCGCGCATGGCCCGGGCCGTGAGCGCGGCAACGGGAATTTCACGCATTTCCCTGAATTCGTGGGCATTGCGGATGAAGCTGATGGTTTCCAGACCGTCCAGAACCGGCATCTGCACGTCCAGAAGCACGCAGTCGAACTGTTCCGTGGACAATTTGTCCAGCGCCTGCCTGCCGTTTTCCACGCAGACCGGGACATGGCCCAGCTTTTCCACGAATCCGGACAGGGCCAGACGGTTGACCCGGTCGTCCTCGGCAATGAGGATGCGTCGGCCCGGTTCGGGCGTGTCCGGGCAGGACCTGTCCGAATTGCTGCGGATGTGTTCCGCCCGGGTCAGGCCCACGGCAAAGTGCACGGTGGTGCCCACGGACGGCGTGCTGGTCACGGAGACGCTGCCGCCCATGAGATCGGACAGCCGCTTCACGATGTGCAGGCCGAGTCCTGTTCCCTGCTGCTTGGCGGGCCCGGATTCCGCCTGGGTGAACGGGTGGAATATTTCGGCCAGCTTGTCCTCGGAAATGCCTATGCCGGTGTCCGCGACCGTGAACAGCAGGCGGGCTTCATTGTCCCTGCGCGGAGTCAGTGAGTTCACTTCCACCCGGACGTGTCCGGCATCCGTGAACTTCAGGGCATTGCCCACGAGATTGAAGATGATCTGGCGCAGCCGCATGGCGTCCCCGACCAGTTCGTCCGGCACGGTCTTTTCCATGGAGATTCTGATCTCGACCCGCTTGTCCGCGGCCATGGGAGCAAAGGTGGCCCGCACCGTGTCCAGCAGTTCGGAAAGAAGGAACGGCGCGGAAACCAGATCCATTTTTCCGGCCTCCACCTTGGACAGGTCCAGAATGTCGCCAAGAAGCCGCGTCAGGCTCCGACAGGCGCCGAGCGCAATGTCCACGTACTCGCGCTGCCTGTGCTCCAGATTCTCCATGCGCAGAAGCTGGAGCATGCCCAATGTGCCGTTCAGGGGCGTGCGCAGTTCATGGCTCATGTTGGCCAGAAATTCGCTCTTGGATCGGCTGGCGGCCTCGGCCCGATCCTTGGCCTGCACCAGTTCGGCCTCGATGTGCTTGCGGTCCGTGATGTCCTGAAACGATCCGCGCACCCTTGCCGGGGTGCCGTCCTCCTCGAATTCCACTTCCGCATGACAGTCCGCGTATCGGGTCGTCCTGTTGTCGAAGAGCAGGCGCAGTTCCATGTCGAAGGGATCGCCCCCGTGCCGAGCTTGTTCCACGGCATCCAGAAACCGGCGCAGGTCCTCCGGGTGAATCCGTTCCAGAAAATGGGCGAAGTCCGGTTCATCCCAGCCCGGAGTCAGTCCCATGATGCGGAACATTTCATCGGACCACACGCAGTGTCCGGTGGCCAGATCGCGTTCGAAATATCCGAGCCGGGCCTGCTTCTGGGCCTTGACCAGACGGTCCTCGCTGCGGCGAAGACGGTTTTCCGCCAGGGTTCTGGCCTCCAGCGAGCGTTCCAGCGCCGAATGCACCGAGCGCAGCGATCTGTACCGCCAGAGGATCATGATGCACAGGGTGAGGATCACGGAAAACACGCTTGCCGTGGCCATGCGCGCCGTGGTCCAGAACGGGCTGGGCTTGCCGTACCAGTGCAGGTAGGCTGTTCGGTACGTTTCCGAGCCGACCACATGGGCAAGAGCATTGTCCAGTTTCCGGGCCAGAACCGCATCATCCTTGCGCAGCAGATAGCCACGCTTGAGTTCCATGAGTGGCGCGCCAGCAACCTTGATGCGGTCGTCCACCCCGATCAGCCGGGCCTTTTTCCACAGCACCGGAGCCGGAAACACGAATGCGTCGGATTCCCCGGCCAGCAGGCTGAACAGGGCCGCGTCAATGGACGGGAACGGCTTGAGCCGTATGCTGGGGTCGTGCACGAGCAGGGTCATGGCCGCGCTCTGGTCGATTGCAGCCACATGCTTGTCGCCGAGATCGTCCGGGCCCTTGATCGTCTGGTTGTCCCGGCGCACGAAACAGGAAACGGGCACGGTTTCCATGACCCGGGTCAACCGGAATTCCGTTTTTCGGGGCAGACTTATGCCTATGCCCGGAATGCAGTCCGCCCGTCCGGAGCGCACTGCGTCCAGAGCCTCGTCCCAATTGGCGACGAACAGATATTTCGGGGACAGGCCGGCCCGGGCGCAGACCTGTTCGAAAAGATCGATGGCGAATCCCTGGGGGCTTCCGCCCATGCCTCGGGCATACAGGGGAGGAAAATCCCGCAGCACGGCCGCCACCACGGGCGGAGGACAGGTTGTCGGGGGCGCGGACATGCCGTGTTCGGCCCGGGCTGTTGCCGCAACCGGGAAAATCAGGGCGAGCGCAAGAAAAGCGGTTCGAATGGCAGAGCTGATATGTGACATGATGCGGCTTTCTTCCCTCCGGGTAATCGGTCGGCCATATCGAATATGCCATAAGCCGGAAGAATGACAACCGCGTTAGAAATAAAATCGGCCCGAACGTGCAATCACGCCCGGGCCAAGGTCCTTTTTCGATTTTTCAGGAAGAATCAGCAGGGGCGGACAGCCCAGAAGAACCGTTCCGAGCCTGCCGCGGGATAGGAGGCCACGTCGCCGAGCTTCCAGCCCGACGGCAGTTCCTCGTTTTTCGGGGCCGGATCATTGGACATGATGACCACGGTGCCGCACTGGTCCGCGTCCTGACGGAGCATGGGCCGCACGAATTCCAGCAGCTTGGGCCACGGCATGAACGCCCGGCTCAGGACAAGGTCGGCCGTGCCGCGATGTCCGGCGGCTTCCAGCCGGGAGAGCGCGTCCTCGGCCCTGCCGTGGAACACGTCCGTGCCTGCCTGCCTGAGTCGGCCCAGCGCCATCTTCATGAACACGGCGCGTTTTTCCCGCACCTCCACCAGCCAGTAGTCTCCGTCCGTCCACAGGGCGCGCAGGGAAATGCCCGGCAGGCCGGCTCCTGCGCCAAGGTCCAGACTGAGCGGTTTTTCCGGCAGATCCAGTTCGCTCAGAAAATCCGCAAGAAATAGGGAATCCACGATCAGGGTGTCGAACACGGTGCGCCAGTCCGATTTGCCCACCAGATTCATCTTCCTGTTCCACTTGATGAGCAGGTGCAGATACGCGGCCACGAGCTCGGCCTGCGCATCCGTGATCCCGCGTCCAAGGGCCTGTGCCGCTCGGGAAACCGCTTCCGGAGAGGGGTGCTGTTCGTTCATCCAGCCGTGGATACACGAACTCACGTTTTCGGTAAATGCGAAATTTTGCCGCATCGGAGTCGCGTTCCGCTTCAGCCGGATTTCAAGGCTGCGGCGAGCCTTCAGGTCCTGTTTCACATGCAAAAGGGGCCGCCCCTTGCGGAGCGGCCCCTTGTTTTTTTCTCGATGGAATTTCGAGGGCTATTCGTATTCGAACCAGGATTCGCCCAGAATCGGGCCGAAGTAGATGCCGTCCTCGTCCAGTTCCTCCTCGATGCGCAGGAGCTGGTTGTACTTGGCGAGGCGGTCGGAGCGGGAGGCCGAGCCGGTCTTGATCTGGCCGGCATTCACGCCCACGGCGAGGTCGGCGATGAAGTTGTCCTCGGTCTCGCCGGAGCGATGGGAAACCACGGTGGTGTATCCCGCGCTCTTGGCCATCTCGATGGTGTCGAGGGTCTCGGTCACGGTGCCGATCTGATTCAGCTTGATCAGGATCGAGTTGCACACGCCACGTTCGATGCCCTCGGCCAGAATGTCGGGGTTGGTCACGAAGATGTCGTCGCCCACGAGCTGGATGTGGTCGCCCATCTTTTCGGTCTGGAGCGCAAAGCCGTCCCAGTCGCCCTCGGCAAGGCCGTCCTCGATGGAGACCAGCGGGAACTTTTGGGTCAGGTCCGCATAGAAGTCCACGAGTTCGGCAGCGGTGAATTCCTTGCCTTCGCCGGCCAGCACGTACTTGCCGTTCTTGTAGAACTCGCTGGCAGCCGCATCGATGGCCAGGCAGATGTCGCGGCCCGGCTGGTACCCGGCGGCCTCGATGCCGCGGATCAGGTACTGGAAGGCTTCCTCATGGGATTTCAGGTTCGGTGCGAACCCGCCTTCGTCACCCACGCTGGTCACGTGGCCGTCCTTGGACAGGATGCCCTTGAGCTTGTGAAAGACTTCCGCGCCCATGCGCAGGCCTTCGGCAAAGGTTTCCGCGCCCACGGGCATGAGCATGAATTCCTGGATGTCCAGATTGTTGGGGGCGTGTTCGCCGCCGTTGATCACGTTCATCAGGGGCACGGGCAGCAGCTTGGCGTTCACGCCGCCAAGGTACTGGTACAGGGGCAGGCCCAGGTAGCGGGCAGCCGCGCGGGAAGCGGCCATGGACACGCCGAGAATGGCATTGGCGCCAAGGCGTTCCTTGTTCTCGGTGCCGTCCAGATCGATCATGGCGTTGTCCAGAGCAACCTGACGGGTCGCGTCCATGCCGACCACGGCTCCGGCGATCTCGCCGCGCACGTTTTCCACGGCAGTGAGAACGCCCTTGCCGTTGTAGCGCTCTTCCTTGTCGCGCAGCTCAAGGGCTTCGCGGGTGCCGGTGGACGCCCCGGAGGGCACGGCGGCTCGGCCGATGACGCCGCATTCAAGCATCACTTCCACTTCCACGGTGGGGTTGCCGCGGGAATCCAGGATTTCCCTGGCCCATACGCCGGAAATCGTGCTCATGATCCGTCTCCTTTTATGAGGACAATTTGCAATTCCAATTATTGGTGTGCGGGAATTCTAGACGAATTTCGCACGGTGCACAAATGTATACGGCAGCGCTGTGCCGGACACAGTTATTTTCCAAAGTACGCGCTCCACAGCCCGTTCATGACCAGATCGGGTTCCAGATGATGGATGGCCGGGCAGACCTCGGCAATGGAACGGGCAAGTCCGCCCGTGGCCATGACGTACGGTTCGGTTTCCATCTGTCTGGCCAGCCGGGCGACCAGCCCTTCGATCATGGCCCCGAATCCGAACACCAGTCCCTGATTCAGGCATTCCGCCGTGGAGCGGCCCCATGTGAGCTCGGTATTTCCCACGCGCAGGTCCACCTTGGGCAGCTTGGCCGTGTCTCCGGCAAGGGCTCGGGCCGAGGACAGCACGCCCGGGCAGATCAGGCCGCCCTGAAATGTCGTGTCCGTGACGCACGCCAAGGTGGTGGCCGTGCCGAAGTCGATGACGATCAGGTCCTTGCGGTCGCTGATGCGCCGGGCAGCGGCGCAGCCAACCAGAATGTCCGCGCCCACCTGTTCGGGCCGGGCATAGCGGTTTTCCAGATGCAGGGGCAGGTCCGCAGGCACGAACAGGGCTTCGCAGTCCATGAACCGCCGGGCCATGCGCGTGAGCAGCGGGTCCAGCGGCGGAACCACGGACGAGATGACGCACGCCTCCACGCTGGACGGCTTCACGTTTTCGCGCCGCAGGATCACGTCGATCTTGAGGCCCCAGTCGTCATTGGTGTTGGCCGGACGCGTGGGCAGGGTGTATGCCGCGCCCAGTCCGTTTTCATCGGCAACCCCGATCTTGGTATTGGTGTTGCCTGCGTCGAACAGCAGAATTGTGGACATGTTTCCTCCGTGGCTGTTGGCTTGACGCAGTGTGTACCGCATCTTCGGCAAATGGCAAGACGCACGGGCAGGAAATAATGATGCCTCCGGTTGTCGGCGGCGCGGGATTATCCTATTGTTCCGAACTGGAATACCAAGGAGGGAACCATGAATCCGGCAATGCTCATCCCGGCGCTCGAACCCATTCCCGTGCATTGGGCGTGGATCGACGTGCTGCTTATCGCAACATTTACCGTGCACATCCTGTTCATGAACGCGACCCTTGGCTCGGCGGCCGTGGCGCTGGTCCAGGCCCTGCGGGGCGATACCGGGCTTGCCCGGGACGTGGGCATGAAACTGCCGCCCCTCATCGCCCTGACCATCAACTTCGGGGTGGCTCCGCTCCTGTTCCTTCAGACCAATTACGGGCATCTGGACTATGTCAGCTCCGTGCTCATGGGCGGCTGGTGGCTGTCCGTGACCGCTGCCCTGATGCTGGCCTACTTCGGCTTCTATTTCTTCAAGTTCCGGTTCGAGTCGCTTGGCGCGTCGCGCAACCTGCTGCTCTTCCTGACCATTGCCGCGCTGGTGTTCGTGGGCTTCATGTTCTCCAACAACATGACCCTGATGCTGGTGCCGGACCTGTGGGGCGAATATTTCACGAATCACATGGGATCGTTCCTGAACTTCGGCGATCCGACCCTGTATCCGCGCTTTCTGCATTTCATGGCCGCGACTCTGGCTCTTGGCGGGCTGTTCACGGCCCTGCTCGGCGAGCACAAGGGCAATGATCATCACGTGCGCGTGGGCATGAAGTGGTTCACCTCGGCCACGCTGGTCAATCTGGGCATCGGCCTCTGGTTCCTGTTCGCCCTGCCCTCGCGCGTGCAGCAGGCGTTTCTCGGCGGCAGCATTCCGGCCACGGCCTCGCTGGTCGCGTCCCTGATCGGCGCGGGCCTGCTTCTGAGCGCGGGATTTCAGGGCAAGGTCCGGTCCGCTGCGGTCTGGACCTCGCTCACGGTCCTGTTCATGGCCATCACGCGCCACTGGGTGCGCACCCTGTCCATCGAGCCGTGGTTCAGGATCGAATCCATGCCCGTGACCGGCCAGTACGGACCGTTCTACCTGTTCCTGATTTCCCTTGTCATCGGCGGCGGTCTCATGTGGTACATGGTGCGACTCTTTTTCAAGGCGCAGGGGAGGGCCTAGCTCATGGAATATCCCATCTGGAAACTCGCGACTCTCGGCGGCGGCTTCTGGGTCGCCCTGATCTCCACCCTGCATGTGTACGTGGCCCATTTTGCCGTGGGCGGCGGTCTGTTTCTGGTGCTCACGGAAATGGCGGCCGCGCGCTCGGGCAATCCGCATCTGCTGGACTATGCCAAAAGGCACACCAAGTTCTTTCTGGTCCTGACCATGGCCTTTGGCGCGGTGTCGGGCGTGGCCATCTGGCTGAGCATCTCCCTGCTCGCGCCCCAGCCCACCATCATCCTGATCAAGTCCTTCGTGTTCGGCTGGGCAACGGAATGGGTCTGCTTTCTGGGCGAGATCGTGGCCCTGCTGGTCTACTACTATGCATGGGAAAAAATGAATCGCCGGGATCACATCATCGTGGGCTGGCTCTATGCCGTGTTCGGCTGGCTGTCCCTGTTCCTGATCACCGGGATCATCGGATTCATGCTCACCCCGGGCGAATGGCTGCAAACCCGGAGCTTCTGGGACGGCTTCTTCAATCCCACGTTCTGGCCGCAGGTGGTGTTCCGCACCTTTTTCGCGGCCGTGTGCGCCGGACTGTTCGGCTATGTCACGGCAACGCGCATCCCGGACGAGGCCACGCGCCTTTCCACGGTGCGCGTCTGTTCCCTGTGGACCATTGCCGGATTCGTGCTGCTGGCCCTGAGCGGCTGGTGGTACATTCAGGCCCTGCCCGAACCCCAGTACGCCATGGTCATGGCCAAGTCGCAGCGCGTGGCCACCTACATGCAATTCTTTTGGATATTCGGCCCGCTCGTGGTGCTCGGCGCACTGGCAATGGCCGTGAAACTGCCGCGTTCCGTGAGTTTTCCGCTGGCGCTCGTGGTCATGCTGTTCGGCCTTGGCCTGATGGGTTCGTTCGAGTCCATGCGCGAGGCCGCGCGCAAGCCCTACCTGATCTGGGACGTGGTCTATTCCAATTCCATACTCAAGGCGCAGGTGCCTGTCCTGAATCAGGAGGGCGTGCTGGCCCACGCCAAATGGACCCCGCCGGACCTGCGCGAGATCACGGACGACAATGAACGGCAGGTCGGGGAATTCCTGTACCAGCTCGAATGCGCGTCCTGCCATTCCATTGATGGTCCCATGAACGACATCCTGCCCCTGACCGCGCCCTATGCGGATGCGGATTCCATGGATGCGTTCCTGTCAGGCATGGGCAGCGTCAGCGTGTACATGCCGCCCTTTGTGGGCAAACCCGACGAACGCCGCGCCCTTGCGCGCTACATTGCGGAAGAGTTGCATCCGGATCGTGCCGCGTCCGACACGGCCATTTCCGACGAACCCGTTTCGCCCGCGCCCTTCGACGATGGCGCGGAATTCGCGCTTCTGGCCTGGGGCCGGGAAGGCATGCATTTTGTCGCGGATTCCCGGTACTGGACCCTGATGCCGTCCGGTACTGCCATTCGCGCCCAGCTCGTGCGTCGGGATTCCGCTCCCGAAGTGATCACGCAGGGCGTGGAGATCGGATTCACGGTCGAGAACGGACCGGAAGGTGTGCTTGGCGGTGGCGACGAGGGAATCTTCGAGGCGGAACTGGATTTTCTGCCGTCCGTGGACCCGTATCAGCCGCTGCCCGTGGTCACGCTGGAAGCGCGCGTGGCCGAGACCGGCGAGGTGCTGGCCACGACGAAATTCACTCCGGCCACGTCCCAGCTCATGGGCTGCCGGTCCTGTCACGGCGGTTCCCGGGCCAGGGACGGCAACATTGCCGATGACACGGCCCTGAATATCCTTGCCGTGCACGACCGCATCAACCGCACCAACCATGTGGAGCGCGCAACCCGGGGCGCGAAGATTCTGTGCGTGGAATGCCACGACGACGCCTCGCAGAATGCCGCCGGGCAGGAGGACAAGCCCAACCTGTCCGCAGCCATGCACGGGTTCCACGCCATCTATCTGTCGGGCCGCGATTCCGAACACTCCTGTCTCAAGTGCCATCCGGACGGCTCCCTGCGCGGACGGCACGGCGACACCTTCGAGTGCGCCGACTGTCACGGCAACATCGAGGATCACGCCATCGGTCTGCTCAAGGCCGAACAGGAAAAAGACAAGCCGTATGCCACGGCGCGGCTGGCCATGCTCCGGCCTCAGTACGTGGAATCGGCTGACGAGATCAATCCGCGCCAGCCGTGGTTGCAGCAGCCCGACTGCCTGACCTGTCACGTGGATTTCGAGGCCCCGTCCGAGTTCACGGCCTTCAATGTCTGGGCCGCCGACCCCGAGGAACTCTACGTCAACCGCTACGGCGACATGGCCGCCATTGCCTGCGCATCCTGCCACGGCAGCCCGCACGTGATCTATCCGGCCACGGAACGCGACAACATCCACCCCGAACAGTACATGGGCGAGGCCCAGGCCTTCGGCTCGCAGGGCACCTGCACGGTCTGCCATGTGGAAATGATGGACATGCCCATACATCATCCGGGCATGGGATTGGAATAAAGGGGGAGAATGCCTTCGGCGACCAGAGAACCCCTTGAAAGGGGTTCTCTGGAC
Above is a window of Pseudodesulfovibrio tunisiensis DNA encoding:
- the dnaN gene encoding DNA polymerase III subunit beta translates to MFLKVNRDEIIEGLQKSSNIIPAKTGAAFLRTIWLQCENGGLNIMSTDSNLEFRGTYPAEITNEGLAGVSGRAFYDLVKQLKGNQGELTLALEGDTLQVKQQSRSYKFPVNDVEWFQKFSSFPEEGTVFWSGDFLHEIIDKIGFCISDEDSMEAIACLYMAPREKMGQKVVEVCGLNGHQFAMFNFVNDDIYAMLPEGGILIQKKYLAELKKWLTAEEIELAISDKRLFFRTANQGETFSLPLSYYQYPNYQNFMSKLDDEGVSTLEVDRLSLVDALGRIGLFNTDSNRCAYFTFGSTDVTVSARGQETGAAQESLDATFSGDLERIAFPTRNLIDILNHFNSPTVKFTLTGTEAPCGISGEDDRDYLVILMPMMIQEETYYVEENA
- a CDS encoding DnaA ATPase domain-containing protein, with the protein product MKQALRKHLLQTCTEAELQRWYDPLQIDYSEESKRLVVGFPHTFFATWFENEVQDKFEAQLNNFLGAGYLIGYRNNGASGHSRAVAPREVVKKIDFPFGSEFTFETFLINKKNYFPIASAKEVAKQSGTLFNPFIICGGGGSGKSHLLKAVANEISKSADFAKMLVGSMDELHSLYSIRFRGDPFRARNHVFDYDYLFIDDFHKVREYPAFQQELVNIFNHFYDNKKQMVIACRDKITGYDFLDDNLQSRLGWGLIVTLKEPDLEIRVNYIQQQCRLKKLQLGKEQMLTLAQRFTDFRYLQGILLKLFAFRELVHKDLSQKDFEHILSNTEEKAHDDLTPKRILGVVSEHYNVHVKELIGTKRHQNIALARQVAMYLCRSLLNTSYPSLGRTFGGKDHSTVLYSVKKIQELQQDDEKMKQVLKTLKRKCRMS
- a CDS encoding homocysteine biosynthesis protein, yielding MAHFEVNKTIAEINERIRKGKAVVVNAEEMTEIVKREGKVRAAREVDVVTTGTFSPMCSSGLLFNIGQEPPVMKVSKMWLNNVPCYSGLAAVDAYLGATEPSEDDALNKVKPGRFLYGGAHVMEDLLRGRAVHLRALAYGTDCYPRRELSKDVTLADLPNAVMLNPRNCYQNYNCAVNLTSRTIYTYMGPLKPNCGNANFATSGSLSPLFNDPYFRTIGLGTRIFLGGGTGYVLGAGTQHVRKPPRNERGIPTSGAGTLMVKGDFKKMDARYVRGLSVIGYGCSLAVGVGIPIPILNEEMAWFTGVSDADIQMPIKDYGYDYPNGLPRILGHATFEELRSGSITVNGKETATVPVTSYSLSLEIANKLRKWIEDGKFLLTEAQEEIESI
- a CDS encoding ATP-binding protein; the encoded protein is MSHISSAIRTAFLALALIFPVAATARAEHGMSAPPTTCPPPVVAAVLRDFPPLYARGMGGSPQGFAIDLFEQVCARAGLSPKYLFVANWDEALDAVRSGRADCIPGIGISLPRKTEFRLTRVMETVPVSCFVRRDNQTIKGPDDLGDKHVAAIDQSAAMTLLVHDPSIRLKPFPSIDAALFSLLAGESDAFVFPAPVLWKKARLIGVDDRIKVAGAPLMELKRGYLLRKDDAVLARKLDNALAHVVGSETYRTAYLHWYGKPSPFWTTARMATASVFSVILTLCIMILWRYRSLRSVHSALERSLEARTLAENRLRRSEDRLVKAQKQARLGYFERDLATGHCVWSDEMFRIMGLTPGWDEPDFAHFLERIHPEDLRRFLDAVEQARHGGDPFDMELRLLFDNRTTRYADCHAEVEFEEDGTPARVRGSFQDITDRKHIEAELVQAKDRAEAASRSKSEFLANMSHELRTPLNGTLGMLQLLRMENLEHRQREYVDIALGACRSLTRLLGDILDLSKVEAGKMDLVSAPFLLSELLDTVRATFAPMAADKRVEIRISMEKTVPDELVGDAMRLRQIIFNLVGNALKFTDAGHVRVEVNSLTPRRDNEARLLFTVADTGIGISEDKLAEIFHPFTQAESGPAKQQGTGLGLHIVKRLSDLMGGSVSVTSTPSVGTTVHFAVGLTRAEHIRSNSDRSCPDTPEPGRRILIAEDDRVNRLALSGFVEKLGHVPVCVENGRQALDKLSTEQFDCVLLDVQMPVLDGLETISFIRNAHEFREMREIPVAALTARAMRGDREEFLDAGMDAYVAKPVDFEDLKRVLGMLLCRK